A portion of the Elephas maximus indicus isolate mEleMax1 chromosome 24, mEleMax1 primary haplotype, whole genome shotgun sequence genome contains these proteins:
- the GGPS1 gene encoding geranylgeranyl pyrophosphate synthase isoform X2, with protein sequence MLHNASLLIDDIEDNSKLRRGFPVAHSIYGIPSVINSANYVYFLGLEKVLTLDHPDAVKLFTRQLLKLHQGQGLDIYWRDNYICPTEEEYKAMVLQKTGGLFGLAVGLMQLFSDYKKDLKPLLNTLGLFFQIRDDYANLHSKEYSENKSFCEDLTEGKFSFPTIHAIWSRPESTQVQSILRQRTENVDIKKYCVHYLENVGSFEYTRNTLKELESKAYKQIDACGGNPELIALVEHLSKMFKEENE encoded by the coding sequence ATGTTGCATAATGCCAGTTTACTCATTGATGATATTGAAGACAACTCAAAACTTCGACGTGGCTTTCCAGTGGCACACAGCATTTATGGAATTCCATCTGTCATCAATTCTGCTAATTATGTCTACTTCCTTGGTTTAGAAAAAGTCTTGACCCTTGATCACCCAGATGCAGTGAAGCTTTTTACCCGTCAGCTTTTGAAACTCCATCAAGGTCAAGGCCTAGATATTTACTGGAGGGATAATTACATTTGTCCCACTGAAGAAGAATATAAAGCTATGGTGCTTCAAAAGACCGGTGGACTATTTGGATTAGCAGTAGGTCTCATGCAGTTGTTTTCTGATTACAAGAAAGATTTAAAGCCACTACTTAATACTCTTGGGCTCTTTTTCCAAATTAGGGATGATTATGCTAATCTACACTCCAAAGAATATAGTGAAAACAAAAGCTTTTGTGAAGATCTAACAGAGGGAAAGTTCTCATTCCCTACTATTCACGCTATTTGGTCGAGGCCTGAAAGCACCCAGGTGCAGAGTATCTTGCGCCAGAGAACCGAAAACGTAGATATTAAAAAATACTGTGTACATTATCTTGAGAACGTAGGTTCTTTTGAATACACTCGGAATACTCTTAAAGAGCTCGAATCTAAAGCATATAAACAAATTGACGCATGTGGTGGGAACCCTGAGCTAATAGCACTAGTAGAGCACTTAAGTAAGATgttcaaagaagaaaatgaataa